The DNA window AAACAGAATATAGCTGTGCATAAGGATTCTTATTGAGCTGAGAAGGATTGCTACTGGGGTGCAGTTGAAGGTGTGTTTAAATACACAAGGCTGTAGCTACCTTCTCACAGCTATTCATGGCAGGGGGGACTTCTCTCTAGGCCTGGGAAGGATCCTCCCCTGATTTTGTATCCAAACTCCTCAGCTGAAACCTCAAATCTTGTTAGCCAGACAGTAAAGCACAACTAATCTTCATTGCCTTGCTCGTTTACTTTTTAATAGAGAGCTGAACCCTATGTATGAAGGCTACTTGCAGCATGATGCCCAGGAAGTTCTGCAGTGTATCCTGGGTAACATCCAAGAAACCTGTCAGCTGctgaagaaggaagagctgaacAAACTGCCCGTGGAAGAGCCTACAGCTAAACTAGAGGAAAAACTTAATCAAAATACGGAGAGCAATGGAATTGGCAgtcctgctgaggaggaggagaatgtgCCAAGTAGCCACGTTGGAGAGAGCACTGAAGACAAGCTACCtaaaggaaatgggaaaagaaaaagtgatgcTGAGGGTGGCAATGCgaagaaaaaatccaaagtATCAAAAGAGCagattgcagaagaaaatcaaagacaAACTAGGTCAAAGAGGAAAGCAACAGGAGAAAAGCTAGAAAATCAAACTGATGCCGTCGCCAAGTGTTCCAGTGAAAATGAGAGTGCAAAGCCAACACAGAAGAAGTCACGGCTTAAATTAAACTGGTTAAAATCTTCATGCAAACAGCCTAGTATTCTGTCTAAATTTTATAGTCTAGGAAAGTTAACTACAAACTTGGGATCCAAAGACCCAGGGAAAGAATATGATGACTGTGAGCTTGAAGAGTCATCTGTAAAGTATGAAAATGGTACCAGTATTAAAGAAGAATATCGTGAACCAGCATCTCCTGTGGAAAGCCATAGcagaaaaggaactgaaaaagaaacaaaaaaggaaggTTGGTAAACAAGTGTATGGGCTTAAAATTAGTATGATGAGGAAATTGCTGTGCCTGAGAGGTGAGCCTTTGGACTGTGTAGCCAGCAGAGCTCTGCGAGTACATCACATTGTCAGGAATTGAGATTTTTAGGAAAGAGAATTTATACATGTTTGTAATGTTTTTATAACTTGACTTGTTTAGGTTAGATCTTAAGGGGTATTTGTCTAACATGATGTAGTAGTTGtacaacataaaaaaaccaaacccagactATTACCAGGTTTGTATTATCACTAATTTTTGTCATCCATAGAAATAGCAGAGGATTCAAGATGTAaaggaaggttgctgtaaggaGTAAATGGAATCAGACCCCATTGGCTGTGGCTTTGCGTCTTCAGTCTTTACAAACAAtattctctccttccctccctatTCTTTAGTTCTTCCGTATTTCCAGCCTTCCCAAGAACTAGGAAAAACACTGGATGTATTACATATGCTAATTGGCTGGCAGGTGTGGATTTGTTGGTGTCAAGGAAACAAGATAACTGCTGAGGGAAGGGCCCAGGCATGAATTTGGTGATTACTAATTTGGAACTTTCTTTCTGATCCTACcaccattttttttataaagattGAAGGAATGCAGAATCTTTTGAGGACTCCGTTTCTTTAGCATATTTGAGCAAAATTGGCCAACAAGTTCAGAAAGTATTGGAGGAGAGGACTGGGAATAGAGACTGGGCAAAAATGCAGGAGTGGTGCTCCTCATGGCTGACAGGCCGTCTTGAGAGGGCAGTGCATTGatgaaaaacatgaattttCAGGAATGTCACACTTCACATATAAAACAAGAACCTATGTCTTAAACAGCTTAAATTTTGAGGGCCAAGAGAAGGAGGCTCCCTGTTTAGTTACAAGTAGATGATATTGTGAAAATTGCTTGTGATCAAGCAGCAATTTCTTTCGgggggttgtttttgttttgtctttggtgtatcattattattattcctatCTGGAATCTCTAAAAGGCCATGTCTGTTACACGTTAATTTTCTGTGAGGGATAGCCAAGTTTTGTAGTGTCTTTTGAGTACAATGTATCTCAATAAGTGATGTGGCGTATACCCTTTCTAGGCGCAGAGCTGGCTGTTTTTGAACTAGTGGAGAAGCTCTTCCAGGGCCAGTTGGTACTGAGAACAAGGTGCTTGGAGTGTGAGTGCTtcacagaaagaagagaagactttCAGGACATCAGTGTTCCAGTGCAAGAAGATGAGCTTTCTAAAACTGAAGAGAGTTCTGAAAGTAAGTAATTATCGGCAAGGGTTGTGATGTTTCTGCTTCAGCCAGACATGGAGGAAGGATAGTGCCATGGCTGTTGAGGAATGTTGCTCCTGTTCCTGCTGGTTACAATTAGAGGCTCTTCTGTTATCTTTTCTGATTGAATTTAGACTTTGGACACAGCGCTGATACTGTAGACAGTATTCAGATTGTTTCAGATCCTAACATGCAGCATAATCTGCCTACAATCCTTCATTTATGTACATGTTTTCCAGCTTATAAATAGGTATTTTCTTTGACATGGGTCTTCCATTTCTTCCTGGATAAgaaattctgccttttcttcattttagaagaaatacatgcatttattctcaaaaataaaataaatgagaaaccAGATCTTTGTTAATTTACTATAaagaagttttgtttttttttttttttgctccgtTTTACACTGTGATTGCCGTAATGATTTGTTCTATATTTGTAAATGTTATTCTCTGGTATCTCACAAATTTTACTGACCTATACTTACTTTTTAGCTGTTTTCAAAAGTAATCACAGCAACAATACATTTCAAAATCCagacttttaaagaaattaattttggttCCCATGGACTTAATCCAGACTTTTAACTGCTTTTAACTATCTTTGCCCTCTCCGTTTGGCTGAAGGACTTCAGAGTAAAGTGCATGTTGTGGTGTTCCTGTGTGAAATGCTACTGACTGTGTGGGTGAGCTTGTCGGCACCAAAATGACGCTGTCCTgagaggaaaaatggaaagggaATGTTCTGGTTATTTTGGAGATTTGCCTTAATGACTGAAAATCTGGTCTCGCATACTGGCACCCAGTGTCCAGACATGGCAACAGAATTACTATGTGTGACCTGGAGACAAGCTCTGGGAAAAACATAGATTTTAAGTAATAATATCCATCAAGTTATATTTGCATCACTTCCTGAAATGATTCAAAGTTCTGAATGTGTTTTCTGCTTCATACATACTGAGTGTTCTTTACTGTGTCAATTGTAGTTTTTGAATTTGTCTTAAAGtgatgtattttgttttgttgttattcTGGTGGGATGCATTGGAAATGTAAATAATGGCATCTCTGTGTATGTGATGCTTCTCTCTTACAGTTTCTCCAGAGCcaaaaacagaaatgaagactCTGAAATGGGCAATTTCACAGTTTGCATCTGTGGAAAGGATTGTGGGAGAggataaatatttctgtgaaaactgcCATCATTACACAGAAGCAGAACGCAGCCTTTTATTCGATAAAATGCCTGAAGTTATAACAATTCATTTGAAGTGCTTTGCTGCTAGTGGCCTAGAGTGAGTATGCAGATTGACTCTATTACAAATCAGTGTGCTCTTGGAAGGAAAATCTTCTTGGAAGAGATTAAAGTGTTTTTAacttttccaaaagcaaaagcagatttCTAGATTTGAAATTAACTTAACCAGTGGGATGCAGCCCCTAATTTCATAAAGTCTTTCAACCGTTAGAATTAGTGGCAGAAATTACGTCCAGGAAAACACACTTTCAGGAGACTTCTGAACAAGAActgttttatctgttttttaCAACAGCCTAATAATCCTGATGTTTCTTAGAACTTTATATCACCTGTTTGTCTGAGTTTAGAGGCAGGTGTAAGCACATTAGCAGAACAAGCAATGAAGACATCTGAATTTTATGGTCATAGTTAGCAGTACTTTGGTCCCCAACTGAATGGGAGTActaaaattcaggaaaaatacGCAGGagataaacattttaaagagcTAACACACGTTACAGAAAATTACATTCTTTATAAATACAGTAATACCAATGCCATTGATGTTCAGCTGCTGAGCAGTCTGATGTTATATACTGTAGAAATCCTTATTTTTTGAAAGACAATCTCAGGAGAGTgtcttttacctttttttctccatactTACAAATTTAGGGATTttctttgggagaaaaaaaaaagaaaccctatCCCTACAGCACAGATGCGAAACAATGCTGTGACAGTTTGTCTACAGTGTTTTGCAGTAAATTTTCTCCACTGAGtttcaaataatgaaaaaagacagaaagcttCATCAGGGGAAAACTCCTAAGAAACTACAAAATATTCCCCCAGATCCTTCAGGAAGTTGTTAGACCATTAATTATGTTTTTGAGAGTGACTGTACAAGTTTAGTAACAATTGCAGACTTGGCCTGTATTTTCAACTTCTAGTACTCACAACAACGTAACTTCTGCCATCTGCATTAACTGGGCTGGATGCAGCAAATGTAGATGGACTTGTGTTGGTTTCAACACCCCCGAGCTGCCGTCTGTTCTAGAGACTCACTCTGCTACAGCCTGTGTGCTGTAACCTGACAGCTGGGCGTAGCTTCCAGATGTAACACTGAGCCACTTCGTGATGTGCAGCAAGTTATTTAGGCACAAACTAGTTCGGCCTTTTATCCACCCAAGCTCCCTGTGCTTTGCGTTTCCCTCTTGGGTGGCCTTAGATCTTCAGAGCCACCTTGCCAGCAGAAAGCATGAAATCTTTTACAGAATTTagtttataatatttgtgtcaCCAGTATTTAGAACTTGGTGCATGTAGGACCTTTGGCAGTTTACAGGTGCCAAGTATCAGCTGACACGTGGTTTGTCAGAGGATGCTCTGTAAGCATCTGTGCTGATAATTGGTCAATAGAAATAAGATTTGTGAAGTAACCAGTGTCAAGGACTATATCCCGATACTTTTATAGGTATTTTGCCAAGATTGATAAAACTATAATTTTCACTCTGCCTGGATTTAGCATTTGTTTTTAGGAGCAACTAGATTTCTGACAAAGTAGAAATTAAACTTCCTCTGTAGTGTCTGCTAACTTATCTTCAAACAAGTCTAGGATCATAACACACAAATGGTCTTTTCATTGTTCTACGCGCTATGTGACTGTCACAacacagcagggaaaaagaTGCACACTTCTTAAAAATCATGATGCTGTTGCTGAGTAGCGCTTGATGCTTTGTGGTATGATTAtaggctattaaaaaaaaaaacaacccaagaTATCCACCTGAAAGGAAACCTAAATATAACCTTCAGTTTGCTCCTACATTTGctacttttctgtttctatgaGGAAGCACTTGCAGGTTAACCAGCCGTGTCCTGAATCACCTACCTCTTCTTCTGTCCTGGAAATCTTCAACTTCTCGCTCCAAAATACTTGGACCTGTATCTGGGTCAGACTGAGTCCAGTCTCTTGTGATGTTCCTCATGTCTCCTCTGCATCATGTCATACGTTTTCTGCCAAGTGCTAGCAGCCAGAGATTATGGAATTAAGAGTGGAAGAATGGGATGCAGAACAGGAGTCAGTTCTTGGCATGAGTGTTTTATCTTGGACAAAACCATGTAATTTCTAAACATCTGGATCTGGAGTAATAAAGCACAGCTGCAAATCAAATGGGGAAGAGCTGAGGCTCATAAAGCAAAGCACTACTTTGGTAGTGATACTATCCAGAGTCACTCTTGCAGTgatttttatagaatcacagaatgtcctgagttggaaggaacccacaaagatcgagtccaactcttgaataattatttttaaattattttatttaattgaatatttattatttgtgtaTTTATGAATAATGGGCTTTGATGGAACTTCCCCCCCAATTGACTTATGTAAACTCTAATCTGTGAGAGTGCAGTGGTTTGCACTAGAAGTAATAACACTATTTTGCTGGCCTTGAACTTAcgatttttaaattaagaagctTAATACAACTTGTGTAGCTccaataaaaatattgaaatctTGTCTGCTTCTCAGTTGTGCTCTACAGAGTTTTCTGACGACTGAGTGTTaaataaatgaagagaaatgaagCAGAAGGGAATTGTagtgtaaatatttaaatgtttacaGGTAGTGGGGATTTGCTGTATCTGTTCTCGATGCTGACTTGCAAAGCAATTTTGGgtttgtgatttgtttttcaaattggCCAGTGTGAAAATCTCTTTGCCCAGGGCTGAGTAATTCTCTTTGGCAAGTGTGTGTGAGGGAGAAAATGCCAGGCCATGTATGCTCAGAGCAGGAGGCTACTAAGAAATGTGTAAATGGTCATGTTGAACTAAGCATTTCCACTGTATAAATTTAACAGTTTGTGAGGAAATGAGTTTTGTCCTGTGAAATGGTATCAGGTAAGAGCAGGtctgtttggttgtttttttgtgtttttttttttaaagacttagTTCAGCTTTTGTCATAGTCGCATTTGCTAATTAATGACAGCAGTGCTTATGCTACTAGAAATCCTTATTTCACATCCTTAAAGGCATTGCAGAAAAATAGCTTGAGGCTTTAAGAGCGTATAATAACATGAGGTGTTGATTCAGTACAGCGAGGTTCCACTAAGTGATGGCCTCAAACgatgcagctgcagaaatggTTTGCTGTGTATGAACTGTGCATTGGTCAGGGGAGGCAGAGTACTTGGCATGCAATTTTTCTATCTTCAGATTCTTATCattaagaagaacaaaaagctaATAGGAAAAGATTTCCTCTCTTATTTCCTCCTCTCCAACTCTTTCTGATGCTGGATCTCATTCAGAAGAAAGGTAGagcctgttttttttaatgttttgtgttAATATGATTGTCATGGTGTGCTTGAATGGAACTGGATTTCTGATCTAGAGTATCAGCAAGCAGTTTCCTGTTTCTTGATTCTCTTCTGAAAATCTCTTTCTGGCTACTAATAATAGGGATTTTCAGAAGACTgaagttttattatttctgattGTATTCTCTTTTGTGTTTCCTCTGGtttattcaaatatttacaGTCAGCTTAGGTCTCAAATGAGATTTCAGTTTGACTTGAGTGCCCGAGgacatctgtgtgtgtgtgaatgtaTTTATCTTTATAAGGGTTTATGGCTGTGAGCATGAGTGAAATGTTTAGAAGTACAGCAGAATTAGAATTTAAACCcagtaaaagaaatattcagttACTGCAGTTACGCTTACATTGGTATGGCGCATCTATAGCTTCCTTGGGTTAAAGACAGTTACTCTGTCTTATGCTAAAATGCAAGTTGAGTAATAGTAGTCAGCTCTTTAGAACCTCAGTTTTGCAGGGGTTTGTCTTTACTCCCCTGTATCTTTCCCTGCAACATCCTAACAGCTAAGCAAGACTGAATCATCACGGAAATCTACTGGGATATATTAACCTATTGTTGAAGTGCTTAATTAAATTAGGCTGATGCAATATGCAACTCATTTAAGAATGGAATTAATCAAGGAGGCTGATGCACAGTAATGTAAAAGGGCTAATAAACTCCCAACACTTACTTTCTTTTCAGACTGTTTAGAAGACCCTTATTGTAATGAAGGGACTTAAACGTTTCTCGTTGTAAATTTGTGCACTATGAACAAAATTCTAAATATTAGGATGATTTTCCTAAGTAAAACAGCTAGATAATTGTTTAAAGAAACTGAGTAATGTAGGACAATCAACGAGAATCCCTAGTAATAAGGCATTGTTAGTAACTTATTCACCCTTGCATATCCATTGTGTACCACTGGCAGCGCGCTGCACTGTGCCAAGATGATCTGAGAAACATTATTGCCACAACCCCCCCAATTTTTCTGAGTGACACTAATgctaattaaaggaaaaaaaaaattgcattccTCTATTTAGTAAATTACTCAGAAGTTTGGAAGAAAAACCCAGTCGGCCCTGCTTCCTTCAGCCCTGGAtgttgcagattttttttcagtcaggaaAGAGGAATGGTGTCTGGGAAGAAGTGCAAGTATTCATGCATAGAAGCATGAGTGGTAACTGAACAACCAGGATAACTCCTACCATCACTAGTTAAAatttaacttcagaaaaagGGAATTTCTTAAACAGCTGGAATGCATAGTTCTTAGGCTGTAAGGTTTAATGCTACACATACCGGTAAAAGTGTCTGTTGAACAGGGGTGCCTGGGACAGATGCTCAGgagaagcattttgaaaagtaaGTGCCTTCTCTCAGTCAGACCACCCCTGTCTTTTTAATAGATGGAAAAGAATATAGAAACAATCTATGGGCTGTCTGTGGCAGGGTTTATTGTGAGCTGTTGTGGCACGAGGCCTAACTTTTATCTTTCTTCCAAAGGTTTGACTGCTACGGTGGGCTGTCCAAGATAAACACTCCCTTACTGACGCCTCTCAAACTGTCACTAGAAGAGTGGAGCACAAAGCCGACCAACGACACGTATGGATTATTTGCAGTGGTGATGCACAGCGGCATCACAATTAGCAGTGGACACTACACGGCTTCCGTCAAAATTGCAGATCTTCAGAGCCTGGAGTTAGATACAAGAAACTTCATCACTGACCAAATGCATGAAATGATTAAACCAGAACCACTGAATGAGGAGGAGGCAAGGGCTGTTTCTGAAGACTATGATGATGGTGAAGTCTCTTTTAGAGTCAATGGAAATGTGCAGCCAGGTAAAGTtctaaacaaaaagaacatGGAAGCTGTTGGACTTCTTGGGGGTCAGAAGAGCAAGCCTGACTGTGACCTGTACAACAACAAACCAGCTAACCCTGAGAAGTTTCTTAACGTagtcactgaaaacagaaatcctGAGTCTTGCAGTAGTAACGGAAGCACAGAGTGCAGCACAGAACACAGTGAGCAAACCTGTGTTGCTTCCAGTGGACTAGAAAACAAAGCTCTGTATGCACTGCAGAGCCTGAAAGAATATGAGGGGAAGTGGTTGCTTTTTGATGACTCTGAAGTGAAGGTTACAGAGGAAAGGGACTTTCTGAATTCTCTTTCTCCATCATCGTCATCTACATCAACTCCTTATCTACTGTTTTATAAGAAAATTGTAGAGTGATGCTTTATTTTGACTGTAAATACTGTGGATTTGCATACGCTTGCTGGTCTGATTTGCATCCAAACTACCTGGAAGAAACCGCTGTTTGTTTTTGATGCTACCAGATCATGTTTCTGGCATTTTTGGTGTAAGTGGCTCAACTTGAACTAACAAACCACAACATAGAACACAACTCACATAATAACTTTTATGCTGGAGAATAGTGATATTACCTTTTAGGAATACAGATTTGTATAGTTCCTAAATGATGCCTACAGTCCCCACTAGTGGTTTTAACACAACTCTAGTTCTCAGACACGGCTATTGTAttattagcttttctttttttttttttaataaaagttatTTGTATTCATATTCTGGAGTAAATATATTAACTAGAAAATTTCATCAGAAGTTGTGTATTTTTGTAACTTGGGAAGTAATACTTCATATTTAGTCTCTGGGTAACTGGTGTGGTTTACTGGTGCTGTT is part of the Phaenicophaeus curvirostris isolate KB17595 chromosome 8, BPBGC_Pcur_1.0, whole genome shotgun sequence genome and encodes:
- the USP1 gene encoding ubiquitin carboxyl-terminal hydrolase 1, whose protein sequence is MPGVLPSDGARGSPAKKNRLSLKLFQKKEAKRALDFTESQENEPGSAEPGGAEIDQVVPAAQPPSLVSCEKKDNMLPFVGLNNLGNTCYLNSILQVLYFCPGFKTGVKHLYNIISKKKESLKDEGEQKAEKGNCKEDPLASYELICSLHSLILSVEQLQASFLLNPEKYTDELATQPRRLLNTLRELNPMYEGYLQHDAQEVLQCILGNIQETCQLLKKEELNKLPVEEPTAKLEEKLNQNTESNGIGSPAEEEENVPSSHVGESTEDKLPKGNGKRKSDAEGGNAKKKSKVSKEQIAEENQRQTRSKRKATGEKLENQTDAVAKCSSENESAKPTQKKSRLKLNWLKSSCKQPSILSKFYSLGKLTTNLGSKDPGKEYDDCELEESSVKYENGTSIKEEYREPASPVESHSRKGTEKETKKEGAELAVFELVEKLFQGQLVLRTRCLECECFTERREDFQDISVPVQEDELSKTEESSEISPEPKTEMKTLKWAISQFASVERIVGEDKYFCENCHHYTEAERSLLFDKMPEVITIHLKCFAASGLEFDCYGGLSKINTPLLTPLKLSLEEWSTKPTNDTYGLFAVVMHSGITISSGHYTASVKIADLQSLELDTRNFITDQMHEMIKPEPLNEEEARAVSEDYDDGEVSFRVNGNVQPGKVLNKKNMEAVGLLGGQKSKPDCDLYNNKPANPEKFLNVVTENRNPESCSSNGSTECSTEHSEQTCVASSGLENKALYALQSLKEYEGKWLLFDDSEVKVTEERDFLNSLSPSSSSTSTPYLLFYKKIVE